In Streptomyces asoensis, a single genomic region encodes these proteins:
- a CDS encoding biotin-dependent carboxyltransferase family protein, with amino-acid sequence MSDRALFVVRAGALTTVQDRGRPGHAHLGVPRSGALDAPAAALVNRLVGNPADAAVLETTLDGCALRPRSDVTLAVGGAHCRVTVDGRPAAWGSPLRIRAGAVLEVGRAVTGVRAYVAVAGGIVVEPVLGSRSTDLLSGLGPPPLTDGAVLPLGGDRVPHARVDAAPQPAPPAELVLRVTLGPREDWFTPDAVRAFVSRAFQVSSASNRIGLRTEGPALERARGGELASEGMVLGAVQVPPAGRPVVFLADHPTTGGYPVIGVVRTADLAAAAQAAPGTPVRFVAVRRR; translated from the coding sequence ATGAGCGACCGCGCACTCTTCGTCGTCCGTGCCGGGGCGCTCACCACGGTGCAGGACCGGGGCCGTCCCGGGCACGCGCATCTCGGGGTGCCCCGGTCCGGCGCCCTCGACGCGCCCGCGGCGGCCCTGGTCAACCGGCTCGTGGGCAACCCGGCCGACGCGGCCGTCCTGGAGACGACGCTCGACGGCTGCGCCCTGCGGCCCCGTTCCGACGTGACCCTCGCGGTCGGCGGCGCGCACTGCCGGGTCACCGTGGACGGCCGCCCGGCCGCCTGGGGCTCGCCCCTGCGGATCCGGGCCGGGGCGGTGCTGGAGGTCGGACGGGCCGTCACCGGCGTACGCGCGTACGTGGCCGTGGCGGGAGGCATCGTCGTCGAGCCGGTCCTCGGCAGCCGGTCCACGGACCTGCTCTCGGGCCTGGGCCCCCCGCCGCTCACGGACGGCGCCGTCCTGCCCCTGGGCGGGGACCGCGTCCCGCACGCACGCGTGGACGCCGCACCGCAGCCGGCGCCCCCGGCCGAACTCGTCCTGCGGGTGACGCTGGGCCCGCGTGAGGACTGGTTCACCCCGGACGCGGTGCGCGCCTTCGTCTCGCGGGCGTTCCAGGTGTCGTCGGCCAGCAACCGCATCGGGCTGCGCACCGAAGGGCCCGCCCTGGAGCGTGCGCGCGGTGGCGAGCTGGCGAGCGAGGGCATGGTCCTGGGCGCCGTGCAGGTGCCGCCGGCGGGCCGGCCCGTGGTCTTCCTCGCCGATCACCCGACCACCGGGGGCTACCCGGTGATCGGGGTCGTCCGCACGGCCGACCTCGCGGCCGCCGCCCAGGCGGCGCCCGGCACCCCGGTCCGCTTCGTCGCCGTCCGCCGACGGTGA
- a CDS encoding putative hydro-lyase — translation MTQDHRPPLVEDRPPLVEDRPVTLVDEHAYAWSPATARARFRAGLAGPTAGVAAGHTQVNLISVPADWAYDMLLFCQRNPKPCPVLDVTDAGSWTTVLAEGADLRTDLPRYRVWADGELVDEPTDVRAYWRDDLVSFLIGCSFTFEWALSQAGVPIRHLEQGRNVPMYVTDRQCRPAGRLHGPMVVSMRPVPPQHLAAAIRESSLLPAVHGGPVHCGAPSGLGIGDLGRPDFGEPVDATPDDIPVFWACGVTPQAVVTASRPPFALTHAPGQMFLTDARDEQYRVA, via the coding sequence CTGACGCAGGACCACCGTCCGCCCCTCGTCGAGGACCGTCCGCCTCTCGTGGAGGACCGTCCGGTGACCCTCGTCGACGAGCACGCGTACGCGTGGAGCCCCGCCACCGCACGGGCCCGCTTCCGGGCGGGCCTCGCCGGGCCCACGGCCGGGGTGGCGGCGGGCCACACCCAGGTCAACCTGATCTCGGTGCCCGCCGACTGGGCGTACGACATGCTGCTGTTCTGCCAGCGCAACCCGAAGCCGTGTCCCGTGCTCGACGTCACGGACGCCGGCTCCTGGACGACCGTCCTGGCCGAGGGCGCCGATCTGCGCACCGACCTGCCGCGCTACCGGGTGTGGGCGGACGGGGAACTCGTCGACGAACCGACGGACGTACGCGCGTACTGGCGCGACGACCTGGTGTCCTTCCTGATCGGGTGCAGCTTCACCTTCGAGTGGGCGCTGTCGCAGGCGGGCGTGCCGATCCGGCACCTGGAGCAGGGGCGCAACGTCCCCATGTACGTCACCGACCGTCAGTGCAGGCCGGCCGGGCGGCTGCACGGGCCCATGGTGGTGTCCATGCGTCCGGTGCCTCCGCAGCACCTCGCGGCGGCGATCCGGGAGAGCAGCCTGCTCCCGGCGGTGCACGGCGGCCCCGTGCACTGCGGCGCCCCCTCCGGACTGGGCATCGGCGACCTCGGCCGGCCGGACTTCGGCGAGCCGGTGGACGCAACGCCGGACGACATCCCGGTGTTCTGGGCCTGCGGGGTGACCCCCCAGGCCGTGGTGACGGCCTCGCGCCCGCCGTTCGCCCTCACCCACGCACCGGGACAGATGTTCCTCACCGACGCCCGCGACGAGCAGTACCGCGTGGCCTGA
- a CDS encoding LamB/YcsF family protein — protein MTAIAIDLNADLGEGFGRWQLTDDEQLLSVVSSANVACGFHAGDAATMRRVCELAAERGVTIGAQVSYRDLAGFGRRAMDVPSAELAAEVAYQIGALEVFARAAGARVAYVKPHGALYNRVVHDETQARAVIDGVLLVDASLTVLGLPGSLLLELARGAGLPAVPEAFADRAYTEEGTLVPRAEAGAVITDPEAVVERSLTLGRLGRVTSRAGASIEVRARSLCLHGDTPGAVELARRVRRELEESGVRVEAFA, from the coding sequence ATGACCGCGATCGCGATCGATCTGAACGCCGACCTCGGCGAGGGCTTCGGCCGCTGGCAGCTGACCGACGACGAGCAGCTGCTGTCCGTCGTGAGCAGCGCGAACGTGGCGTGCGGCTTCCACGCGGGCGACGCGGCCACCATGCGCCGGGTGTGCGAACTGGCGGCCGAGCGGGGTGTGACGATCGGCGCACAGGTCTCCTACCGGGACCTGGCGGGATTCGGACGGCGGGCCATGGACGTGCCCTCCGCCGAACTGGCCGCGGAGGTGGCCTACCAGATCGGCGCCCTGGAGGTGTTCGCCCGGGCGGCGGGCGCACGCGTGGCGTACGTGAAGCCGCACGGCGCGCTCTACAACCGGGTGGTGCACGACGAGACGCAGGCCCGTGCGGTGATCGACGGAGTGCTCCTCGTGGACGCCTCGCTCACCGTCCTGGGACTTCCCGGCTCACTCCTGCTGGAACTGGCTCGCGGCGCGGGGCTCCCGGCCGTCCCGGAGGCCTTCGCGGACCGCGCCTACACCGAGGAGGGCACGCTCGTGCCCCGCGCGGAGGCCGGGGCCGTGATCACCGATCCGGAGGCCGTCGTGGAGCGGTCGCTGACCCTGGGCCGTCTCGGGCGGGTCACCTCCCGCGCGGGGGCGTCGATCGAGGTACGCGCGCGTTCCCTGTGCCTGCACGGCGACACGCCCGGCGCGGTGGAGCTGGCCCGCCGGGTGAGACGGGAACTGGAGGAGTCGGGCGTACGGGTGGAGGCCTTCGCATGA
- a CDS encoding MFS transporter, whose amino-acid sequence MSTSPPPRTTTSDSAPLTTATVPDDGALAWLRALGPRGRRAFAGAFGGYALDSYDYFTLPLSMVALAAYFGLDSAQTGLFTTVTLVASAIGGAAAGVLADRIGRVRALMITVVTYAVFTVACGFAPTYETLLVFRSLQGLGFGGEWAVGAILVAEYASPKHRGRTLGAIQSSWAVGWGLAALAYTLVFSFFGDDTAWRVMFWTGALPALLVVWMRRRVQDAPEAAAARERSTEKGSFPAIFKGPLLRTTLFAGLLSTGVQGGYYTLATWVPTYLKSERGLSVVGTGGYLTFLISGAFLGYLTGGYLTDRLGRRRNIWLFALLSAACILAYANIPGGADTVLLVLGFPLGFCMSAIFSGFGSYLSELYPTALRGTGQGFTYNTGRAVGAVFPTTVGFLADSWGVGGALVFGAVGYAIAALALLGLPETRGKELE is encoded by the coding sequence TTGAGCACATCCCCTCCACCGCGGACCACGACCTCCGACAGCGCACCCCTCACCACCGCGACGGTCCCCGACGACGGGGCCCTGGCCTGGCTGCGCGCCCTCGGGCCGCGGGGCCGCCGCGCCTTCGCCGGCGCGTTCGGCGGATACGCCCTGGACTCCTACGACTACTTCACGCTGCCGCTGAGCATGGTCGCGCTGGCCGCGTACTTCGGCCTGGACAGCGCTCAGACAGGCCTGTTCACCACCGTGACGCTGGTCGCCTCCGCGATAGGCGGCGCCGCGGCGGGGGTGCTGGCCGACCGGATCGGCCGGGTCCGGGCGCTGATGATCACGGTGGTCACCTACGCGGTGTTCACGGTGGCCTGCGGTTTCGCTCCCACCTACGAGACGCTGCTGGTCTTCCGGTCCCTTCAGGGGCTCGGTTTCGGCGGTGAGTGGGCGGTCGGCGCGATCCTCGTCGCCGAGTACGCGAGCCCGAAGCACCGCGGCCGCACCCTGGGCGCGATCCAGAGCTCCTGGGCCGTCGGCTGGGGGCTCGCGGCCCTCGCGTACACCCTGGTCTTCTCGTTCTTCGGCGACGACACGGCCTGGCGCGTGATGTTCTGGACGGGTGCCCTGCCCGCGCTGCTCGTGGTGTGGATGCGGCGCCGGGTGCAGGACGCGCCGGAAGCGGCCGCGGCACGCGAGCGGAGCACCGAGAAGGGCTCCTTCCCCGCGATCTTCAAGGGACCGCTGCTGCGCACGACGCTCTTCGCCGGGCTGCTGTCCACCGGCGTCCAGGGCGGGTACTACACCCTGGCGACCTGGGTGCCGACCTACCTGAAGTCCGAGCGCGGTCTGTCGGTGGTCGGCACCGGCGGCTATCTGACCTTCCTGATCTCCGGCGCGTTCCTGGGCTACCTCACCGGCGGCTACCTCACCGACCGGCTGGGCCGGCGCCGCAACATCTGGCTGTTCGCCCTGCTGTCGGCGGCGTGCATCCTCGCGTACGCCAACATCCCTGGCGGCGCGGACACCGTGCTCCTGGTGCTGGGCTTCCCGCTCGGCTTCTGCATGTCGGCGATCTTCAGCGGGTTCGGGTCCTACCTGAGCGAGCTCTACCCGACGGCGCTGCGCGGCACCGGGCAGGGCTTCACGTACAACACCGGCCGCGCCGTGGGCGCCGTCTTCCCCACCACCGTCGGGTTCCTGGCCGACAGCTGGGGCGTGGGCGGCGCGCTGGTCTTCGGCGCGGTCGGATACGCCATCGCCGCCCTGGCGCTGCTGGGGCTGCCGGAGACCCGCGGGAAGGAACTGGAGTGA
- a CDS encoding 5-oxoprolinase subunit B family protein, whose product MRVLSVGDDALLVEVASGAQAEALHAELLRRRAAGLLSAREIVPAARTVLLDGLTDPARLASELAASDVPPAPPREQAAVEIPVRYDGPDLAEVAAHWDVPQEEVARIHAAAEFRVAFCGFAPGFGYLTGLPARYDVPRRAAPRTAVPAGSVALAGPYTGVYPRTSPGGWQLIGSTEAVLWDHARVPAALLSPGTLVRFVPIGEMAPADPARATGTS is encoded by the coding sequence GTGCGTGTCCTGTCGGTCGGTGACGACGCCCTGCTCGTCGAGGTGGCGTCGGGCGCGCAGGCCGAGGCACTGCACGCCGAACTGCTGCGGCGGCGCGCAGCGGGCCTGCTCAGCGCCCGCGAGATCGTGCCCGCGGCCCGCACCGTCCTCCTGGACGGGCTGACCGACCCCGCCAGGCTGGCGAGCGAGCTGGCCGCCTCCGACGTACCGCCCGCTCCCCCGCGCGAGCAGGCGGCCGTGGAGATCCCGGTGCGCTACGACGGGCCGGACCTCGCCGAGGTCGCCGCGCACTGGGACGTCCCGCAGGAGGAGGTGGCCCGCATCCACGCGGCAGCCGAGTTCCGGGTCGCCTTCTGCGGCTTCGCGCCCGGCTTCGGCTACCTCACCGGCCTGCCCGCGCGCTACGACGTCCCGCGCCGGGCGGCCCCGCGCACCGCCGTGCCGGCGGGTTCCGTGGCGCTCGCGGGGCCCTACACGGGCGTGTACCCGCGTACGTCGCCGGGCGGCTGGCAGCTGATCGGCAGCACGGAGGCGGTCCTGTGGGACCACGCGCGGGTGCCCGCCGCGCTGCTGTCGCCGGGCACGCTCGTGCGCTTCGTGCCGATCGGGGAGATGGCTCCGGCGGACCCGGCGAGGGCGACGGGGACCTCATGA